In Spirosoma sp. KUDC1026, the sequence AGCCATCCAGCTGAATCCCAAGCAGGATGCCGCGCTGAATAACCAGAGCTTGCTGTTAGCTCGCAAGGGCAATTACGCCGAGGCACTGACCTTTGTTGACCGGGCGCTGGCAACTCAGCCGAATCAACCCTACTATCAAAATAACAAAGCGTACCTCCTGCTGATGCTGAATCGTCCGGCGGAGGCCCTGCCCCTCATCGAGGAGTCGCTGCGCCTAGATGACAGGAACGCCTGGGCGTACCGGAGCCGGGGTATCTATTACCTGAAGCAGAAGCAAACGGCCAATGCCCTGACTGCATTCCGGCGCGCTGAGCAGCTCGATGCCTCGGTCGATCAGCTCTATTATTATATCGGTACGGCCGAACAGGCTGCGGGTAACCAAGCGGGGGCCTGTGCGGCCTGGCAACGGGGCGATGCAGCGGGCGATGAACTGGCCCGGCGGGAACGGCAGGTTCAGTGTCGGTAACCCGAACGAGCTAGTAGAACCGGGCGGGTTGATGAGCGAACGTCGAACATTCAGCCCGGACAGCCGGTTGACTGCGTATATCGACAGACTACACATGGCAACAACAATCTTGGTCGCGGGAGCAACGGGTAATCTTGGTGGACGTATCACCAGGGAGTTAGTGAAGCGGGGCGCCAACGTACGGGCCCTGGTTCGGGCGAGCAGCGACCCGGCGAAGATTGATAAACTGGCGCAACAGGGTGTGGCGGTTGTTAACGCCGATTTCGGGAAACCGGATGAACTGGCTAAGGCCTGCGAGGGGGTAAGCTGCGTGGTTTCGGCCCTGCAGGGCCTGCGCGACGTAATCGTTGATACGCAAACGCGTCTGCTTGATGCGGCCATTGCGGCTGGTGTCCCCCGGTTTATTCCGTCTGATTTTTCGAGTGATTTTACAAAACTTCCCGCGGGCGAAAACCGGAACTTCGATCTTCGGCGGGCATTCAATGAACGCGTCGATGGTATATCGGGGGATGTACTACAGGCCACCTCGATTCTTAACGGAGCGTTTGCCGATCTGCTGAGCTATGGGATGCCGCTGCTGAATTTCGAGAAAAAACAGATTGGCTACTGGGGCGATGCCGATTGGCGGATTGATTTCACGACCATGGATGACACGGCGGCTTATACGGCTGCGGTGGCCCTGGACAATATGACCCCACGGGTACTACGTATTGCCAGCTTTCAGATCAGCCCAAATGAACTGGCGGCCGTGATGAAGGAGATTGGTACGG encodes:
- a CDS encoding aromatic alcohol reductase; this encodes MATTILVAGATGNLGGRITRELVKRGANVRALVRASSDPAKIDKLAQQGVAVVNADFGKPDELAKACEGVSCVVSALQGLRDVIVDTQTRLLDAAIAAGVPRFIPSDFSSDFTKLPAGENRNFDLRRAFNERVDGISGDVLQATSILNGAFADLLSYGMPLLNFEKKQIGYWGDADWRIDFTTMDDTAAYTAAVALDNMTPRVLRIASFQISPNELAAVMKEIGTEPFAVVRLGSLDDLAAYNRRERAAHPEGEQELYPVWQQSQYMQSMFSVQNDPLDNDRYPAVRWTDIRDVLAQRAAH